A stretch of the Perca fluviatilis chromosome 17, GENO_Pfluv_1.0, whole genome shotgun sequence genome encodes the following:
- the barhl1b gene encoding barH-like homeobox 1b: protein MESSANGSNFGIDSLLSHRPGSPLSKGDSLAGECRSPLEFSPRSDAESGCSSPPSPRRECVDEVAQRQGHGVGLPPHLQHAQISAGSQQRTVTSSFLIRDILADCKPLAACAPYSSNGQPTQEAGRLASKIAEDFMEKIHSNSSSDSEYKVKEEGDREISSSRDSPQVRLKKPRKARTAFTDHQLAQLERSFERQKYLSVQDRMELAASLNLTDTQVKTWYQNRRTKWKRQTAVGLELLAEAGNYSALQRMFPSPYFYPQSLVSNLDPGAALYLYRGPSAPPPALQRPLVPRILLHGLQGGSEPPPPLPPMSGVLPRPAQQR from the exons ATGGAGTCGTCCGCAAACGGGTCCAATTTTGGCATCGACTCGCTGCTGTCCCACAGGCCTGGAAGTCCGCTGTCCAAAGGGGACAGCCTGGCGGGGGAGTGCCGCTCGCCTCTGGAGTTCAGCCCGAGATCAGACGCGGAGAGCGGCTGCTCGTCGCCTCCATCGCCGCGGAGGGAGTGCGTAGACGAGGTGGCCCAGAGGCAGGGTCACGGCGTCGGCCTGCCGCCGCACCTCCAGCACGCGCAGATATCTGCGGGCTCGCAGCAGAGGACCGTGACCTCTTCGTTCCTCATCAGAGATATTCTCGCGGACTGTAAGCCCCTGGCCGCGTGCGCGCCGTACTCCAGCAATGGCCAGCCGACTCAGGAGGCAGGGAGGCTGGCCTCCAAGATCGCGGAAGACTTTATGGAGAAAATCCACAGCAACTCGTCGTCAGACAGCGAATATAAAG tgaaagaggagggcgACAGGGAGATCTCCAGCAGCAGAGACAGCCCGCAGGTCCGGCTCAAGAAGCCCCGGAAGGCCCGGACGGCCTTCACGGACCACCAGCTGGCCCAGCTGGAGCGCAGCTTCGAGAGGCAAAAGTACCTGAGCGTCCAGGACCGCATGGAGCTGGCGGCCTCCCTCAACCTCACCGACACACAGGTCAAGACCTGGTACCAGAACCGCAG gaCGAAGTGGAAGAGACAGACGGCGGTGGGACTCGAGCTGCTGGCCGAAGCTGGGAACTACTCCGCCCTGCAGAGGATGTTCCCGTCCCCGTACTTCTACCCGCAGAGCCTGGTGTCCAACCTGGACCCCGGAGCGGCCCTCTACCTGTACAGGGGCCCCTCGGCGCCCCCGCCGGCCCTACAGAGACCTCTGGTCCCGCGGATCCTGCTGCACGGCCTGCAGGGGGGCAGCGAGCCGCCTCCGCCTCTGCCCCCCATGTCCGGCGTGCTTCCTCGGCCAGCTCAGCAGCGGTGA